Proteins from one Catenuloplanes atrovinosus genomic window:
- a CDS encoding EamA family transporter — MRPRDIALAVAVAAVWGVNFVVIAVGLDHFPPLLFSALRFGLAAVPALFLVGRPRVPWRWVIAVALALAVAKFSLLFFGIEAGMPAGLSSLVLQSQALFTTLFAVLLLGERPRRVQLLGLLIAAGGLAVVAARLGPDRPPAAFALVIGAAVAWGLSNVATRKASPPDALRFMVWVSAFGAVPLFALSLIVEGPAADLAALRTATVPAILAVLFIAFAATLGGFGAWGSLIKRYGASTVAPFSMLVPFFGMGSAALLLGEPIHAADVAGGTLVIGGVLLPFLVRRRQPIGSAA, encoded by the coding sequence ATGAGACCTCGTGACATCGCGCTGGCGGTGGCCGTGGCCGCGGTCTGGGGCGTCAACTTCGTCGTGATCGCGGTCGGGCTGGACCACTTCCCGCCGCTGCTCTTCTCCGCGCTGCGGTTCGGGCTGGCGGCCGTACCCGCGCTGTTCCTCGTCGGCCGTCCGCGGGTGCCGTGGCGGTGGGTGATCGCGGTGGCGCTGGCGCTCGCGGTCGCCAAGTTCTCGCTGCTGTTCTTCGGCATCGAGGCGGGCATGCCGGCCGGGCTGTCCTCGCTGGTGCTGCAGAGCCAGGCGCTGTTCACCACGCTGTTCGCGGTGCTGCTGCTGGGCGAGCGCCCGCGCCGCGTACAACTGCTGGGTCTGCTCATCGCGGCCGGTGGGCTCGCGGTGGTGGCGGCGCGCCTCGGACCGGACCGGCCGCCGGCCGCGTTCGCGCTGGTCATCGGCGCGGCCGTGGCCTGGGGGCTGTCGAACGTGGCGACCCGGAAGGCGTCGCCGCCGGACGCCCTGCGGTTCATGGTGTGGGTCAGCGCGTTCGGGGCGGTGCCGCTGTTCGCGCTGTCGCTGATCGTCGAGGGCCCGGCCGCGGACCTGGCGGCGCTGCGCACCGCGACCGTACCGGCGATCCTCGCGGTGCTGTTCATCGCGTTCGCCGCCACGCTGGGCGGGTTCGGCGCGTGGGGCTCCTTGATCAAGCGGTACGGCGCCTCCACGGTCGCGCCGTTCTCCATGCTGGTGCCGTTCTTCGGCATGGGCTCGGCCGCGCTGCTGCTCGGCGAGCCGATCCACGCGGCGGACGTGGCCGGCGGCACGCTGGTGATCGGGGGCGTGCTGCTGCCGTTCCTGGTGCGACGGCGGCAACCGATAGGCTCGGCGGCATGA
- the hisH gene encoding imidazole glycerol phosphate synthase subunit HisH, whose translation MTTRVVILDYGSGNLRSAERALERAGADVTVTPDLAAAADADGLVVPGVGAFAACMAGVEAIDAGPMIAERVAAGRPVLGICVGMQIFFEYGDEHGTVTKGLGLLPGGVTRLRAGRIPHMGWNTVTAPAESRLMEGMPSGARFYFVHSYGASGLDALRDAVVTTAAHDEPFAAVVEHGPLAVAQFHPEKSGDTGARLLRNWVSGL comes from the coding sequence ATGACGACGCGTGTGGTGATCCTGGACTACGGCTCCGGCAACCTGCGCTCGGCCGAGCGCGCGCTGGAGCGCGCCGGCGCGGACGTGACGGTCACGCCGGACCTGGCCGCGGCCGCGGACGCGGACGGCCTGGTCGTGCCGGGCGTGGGCGCGTTCGCCGCGTGCATGGCCGGCGTGGAGGCGATCGACGCCGGCCCGATGATCGCGGAGCGGGTCGCGGCCGGCCGCCCGGTACTCGGCATCTGCGTGGGCATGCAGATCTTCTTCGAGTACGGCGACGAGCACGGCACCGTCACCAAGGGCCTCGGCCTGCTCCCGGGCGGCGTGACCCGGCTGCGCGCCGGCCGCATCCCGCACATGGGGTGGAACACGGTGACCGCGCCCGCGGAGAGCCGCCTGATGGAGGGCATGCCGTCCGGCGCGCGGTTCTACTTCGTGCACTCCTACGGCGCCTCCGGGCTGGACGCGCTGCGCGACGCGGTGGTCACCACGGCCGCGCACGACGAGCCGTTCGCCGCCGTGGTCGAGCACGGCCCGCTCGCCGTCGCGCAGTTCCACCCGGAGAAGTCCGGGGACACCGGCGCGCGCCTGCTCCGGAACTGGGTCTCGGGGCTGTGA
- the hisF gene encoding imidazole glycerol phosphate synthase subunit HisF has product MTVAVRVIPCLDVDAGRVVKGVNFADLRDAGDPVELAAAYDAAGADELTFLDVTASSDDRGTMLDVVRRTAESVFIPLTVGGGVRSVENVDTLLRAGADKVGVNTAAIARPELISEIAHRFGNQVLVLSLDVRRTPSGGFEVTTHGGRRGTGLDAVEWARRVAELGAGEILLNSMDADGTKAGFDLELIRRVREVVDIPVIASGGAGAVAHFPPAVEAGADAVLAASVFHFGELTIPQVKTALRAAGNPVR; this is encoded by the coding sequence ATGACTGTGGCGGTACGCGTGATCCCCTGCCTCGACGTGGACGCCGGCCGGGTGGTCAAGGGCGTCAACTTCGCGGACCTGCGGGACGCCGGCGACCCGGTCGAGTTGGCCGCCGCCTACGACGCGGCCGGCGCGGACGAGCTGACGTTCCTGGACGTGACCGCCAGCTCGGACGACCGCGGCACGATGCTGGACGTGGTCCGCCGTACCGCCGAATCGGTCTTCATCCCGCTCACCGTCGGCGGCGGCGTCCGCTCCGTGGAGAACGTGGACACGCTGCTGCGGGCCGGCGCGGACAAGGTCGGGGTGAACACCGCCGCGATCGCCCGCCCCGAGCTGATCTCCGAGATCGCGCACCGGTTCGGCAACCAGGTGCTGGTGCTCTCGCTCGACGTGCGCCGCACCCCGTCCGGCGGCTTCGAGGTGACCACGCACGGCGGCCGGCGCGGCACCGGGCTGGACGCGGTCGAGTGGGCGCGCCGGGTGGCCGAACTGGGCGCCGGCGAGATCCTGCTCAACTCGATGGACGCCGACGGCACGAAGGCCGGCTTCGACCTGGAACTCATCCGGCGGGTACGCGAGGTGGTGGACATCCCGGTCATCGCCAGCGGCGGCGCGGGCGCGGTCGCCCACTTCCCACCCGCGGTCGAGGCCGGCGCGGACGCGGTGCTGGCCGCCAGCGTCTTCCACTTCGGCGAACTCACCATCCCCCAGGTCAAAACCGCACTCCGCGCCGCCGGCAACCCCGTCCGCTGA
- a CDS encoding histidinol-phosphate transaminase: MIDLPIRDDLRGLSPYGAPQLDVPVRLNTNENSYPVPDEVVEAIAKALQAELRDLNRYPDRDATALRSALADYLGHGLTIAHVWAANGSNEIQQQLLQVFAGPGRTALGFTPAYSMHPLLAVGTGTRWVDGYRAADFGLSAEHAVEQIREHAPDLVFLCSPNNPTGTALDPAVITAVLDAAPGMVVVDEAYAEFARPGTPSALEVLPGHPRLVVTRTMSKAFGFAGGRLGYLAAHPAVVDAVQLVRLPYHLSALTQAAARAALSHRAALLGTVEAIKEQRDRIVSALRAGGRAVADSDANFVLFEAGADQKATWRALLDRGVLVRDVGLAGWLRVTAGTPEETDAFLSAMEELDR; this comes from the coding sequence ATGATCGACCTGCCGATCCGCGACGACCTGCGCGGCCTGAGCCCGTACGGCGCACCCCAGCTGGACGTGCCGGTCCGGCTGAACACGAACGAGAACTCGTACCCGGTGCCGGACGAGGTGGTCGAGGCGATCGCCAAGGCGCTCCAGGCCGAGCTGCGCGACCTCAACCGCTACCCGGACCGGGACGCGACCGCGCTGCGCTCCGCGCTCGCCGACTACCTCGGGCACGGCCTGACCATCGCGCACGTGTGGGCGGCGAACGGGTCCAACGAGATCCAGCAGCAGCTGCTCCAGGTCTTCGCGGGCCCGGGCCGGACCGCGCTGGGCTTCACCCCGGCGTACTCGATGCACCCGCTGCTGGCGGTCGGTACCGGCACCCGCTGGGTGGACGGTTACCGGGCCGCAGACTTCGGGCTGTCCGCCGAGCACGCGGTGGAGCAGATCCGGGAGCACGCGCCGGACCTGGTCTTCCTCTGTTCGCCGAACAACCCGACCGGCACCGCGCTGGACCCGGCCGTGATCACGGCGGTGCTGGACGCGGCGCCCGGCATGGTGGTCGTCGACGAGGCGTACGCGGAGTTCGCCCGCCCCGGCACGCCCAGCGCGCTGGAGGTGCTGCCCGGTCACCCGCGGCTGGTGGTCACGCGCACGATGAGCAAGGCGTTCGGGTTCGCCGGCGGTCGGCTCGGCTACCTGGCCGCGCACCCGGCCGTGGTGGACGCGGTGCAGCTGGTCCGGCTGCCGTACCACCTGTCCGCGCTGACCCAGGCCGCGGCGCGCGCCGCGCTGTCGCACCGGGCGGCACTGCTCGGCACGGTCGAGGCGATCAAGGAGCAGCGGGACCGGATCGTGTCGGCGCTGCGCGCCGGCGGCCGCGCGGTCGCGGACAGCGACGCCAACTTCGTCCTCTTCGAGGCCGGCGCGGACCAGAAGGCGACCTGGCGGGCGCTGCTCGACCGCGGCGTGCTGGTGCGGGACGTCGGGCTGGCCGGCTGGCTGCGCGTCACCGCCGGCACCCCCGAAGAGACCGACGCTTTCCTGAGTGCGATGGAGGAACTGGACCGATGA
- a CDS encoding LysR family transcriptional regulator: protein MIDLGRLRALHAVASYGSVLAASSALHCTPSAVSQQIGKLERETGTTLVERDGRGVRLTEAGHVLARHAESVLSAVDEAEAALAAHRDTVTGRLTVASFATAARALLPHALHRLAAGHPGLATGIVEGNPHEGLDNLQRGHVDLCVLDDWPEVALRYPPGIAHLELGRDVADLIVPSGHRLAGRSRVRLSATRDERWISAPVGAICHEWLVRVLPGVAPDFLVGEFETQLTLVAAGLGIALVPRLARSALPAGVSVVTVAPPPTRRVVLAWREASAARPAIGAAIEALREAWAGYEARAAAA, encoded by the coding sequence ATGATCGATCTCGGCCGGCTCCGCGCGCTGCACGCCGTGGCCAGCTACGGAAGTGTGCTGGCCGCCAGTTCCGCGCTGCATTGCACGCCGTCCGCGGTCTCGCAGCAGATCGGGAAGCTGGAGCGCGAGACCGGCACCACACTCGTGGAGCGGGACGGCCGCGGCGTCCGGCTCACCGAGGCCGGTCACGTGCTGGCCCGGCACGCGGAGTCCGTGCTGTCCGCGGTCGACGAGGCCGAGGCCGCGCTGGCCGCGCACCGGGACACCGTCACCGGCCGGCTGACCGTGGCCTCGTTCGCCACCGCGGCCCGCGCGCTGCTGCCGCACGCGCTGCACCGCCTCGCGGCCGGCCATCCCGGGCTCGCCACCGGCATCGTCGAGGGCAACCCGCACGAGGGCCTGGACAACCTCCAGCGCGGGCACGTGGATCTGTGCGTGCTGGACGACTGGCCCGAGGTCGCGCTGCGCTACCCGCCCGGCATCGCGCACCTGGAGCTGGGCCGCGACGTCGCCGACCTGATCGTGCCGAGCGGGCATCGGCTGGCCGGGCGGTCCCGGGTGCGGCTGTCCGCCACCCGCGACGAGCGCTGGATCAGCGCGCCGGTCGGCGCGATCTGCCACGAGTGGCTGGTCCGGGTGCTCCCCGGCGTCGCGCCCGACTTCCTGGTCGGCGAGTTCGAGACGCAGCTCACGCTGGTCGCGGCCGGCCTCGGCATCGCGCTGGTTCCACGGCTGGCCCGGTCCGCGCTGCCGGCCGGCGTGAGCGTGGTGACGGTCGCGCCGCCGCCGACCCGGCGCGTGGTGCTGGCCTGGCGGGAGGCGTCCGCGGCCCGGCCCGCGATCGGCGCCGCGATCGAGGCGCTGCGCGAGGCCTGGGCCGGGTACGAGGCCCGGGCCGCGGCGGCCTGA
- a CDS encoding LysR family transcriptional regulator, whose amino-acid sequence MQLQQLRYFVAVAELRHFTHAADQLGVSQPTLSKQIHTLETALGAPLFDRHPGNVRLTTVGETLLPLARRIVTDADAARHAVQEIVGLRRGRVRLGATPSLCTSLVPGVLRTFREHHPDVELHVHEGGSQDLVVDLIAHALDLALIVLPDQGSDPALHTERILRESLVVASVAAGPPPTTSDRLALGELRDTPLVMFRVGYDLRTATIEACRRAGFTPRYAVEGGEMDAVLAFVEAGLGVALVPGMVLANRPLLRATPLAAPGVHRTIALARRRESVLPHAATALRETLLDFIAAGPLPAGVHVIQTPPAPSPAPI is encoded by the coding sequence GTGCAGCTACAGCAGCTCCGATACTTCGTCGCAGTGGCAGAACTGCGACATTTCACCCATGCGGCTGATCAGTTGGGCGTGTCACAGCCGACGCTCAGTAAGCAGATTCACACGCTCGAGACCGCGCTCGGCGCCCCGCTGTTCGACCGCCACCCCGGCAACGTCCGGCTGACCACCGTCGGCGAGACGCTGCTGCCGCTCGCCCGCCGCATCGTGACCGACGCGGACGCCGCCCGCCACGCGGTCCAGGAGATCGTCGGCCTGCGGCGCGGGCGGGTCCGGCTGGGCGCCACCCCGAGCCTGTGCACGTCACTGGTCCCCGGCGTGCTCCGCACCTTCCGCGAGCACCACCCGGACGTAGAGTTACACGTGCACGAGGGCGGCTCCCAGGACCTGGTCGTCGACCTGATCGCGCACGCGCTCGACCTGGCCCTGATCGTGCTGCCCGACCAGGGCAGCGACCCCGCGCTGCACACCGAGCGCATCCTGCGCGAGTCACTGGTCGTCGCCTCCGTCGCCGCCGGCCCGCCACCCACCACGTCCGACCGGCTCGCGCTCGGCGAACTGCGGGACACCCCGCTCGTCATGTTCCGGGTCGGCTACGACCTGCGCACCGCCACCATCGAGGCGTGCCGGCGGGCCGGCTTCACCCCGCGCTACGCGGTCGAGGGCGGCGAGATGGACGCGGTGCTCGCGTTCGTGGAGGCCGGGCTGGGCGTGGCCCTGGTCCCCGGCATGGTCCTCGCCAACCGCCCGCTGCTGCGCGCCACCCCGCTCGCCGCCCCGGGCGTGCACCGGACGATCGCACTCGCCCGCCGCCGCGAGTCGGTACTCCCCCACGCGGCCACCGCGCTGCGCGAGACCCTGCTCGACTTCATCGCCGCCGGCCCCCTCCCGGCCGGCGTCCACGTCATCCAGACGCCTCCGGCGCCCTCTCCCGCGCCGATCTAG
- a CDS encoding zinc finger Ran-binding domain-containing protein, protein MIEWRCPECGTANDASAPRCLVCDGAAPEAAVVAMTSLPGTHRRRAPEPSDRWRLAGIAAVVLAVLLAAGYLILDTGPESAAGTTAPGSESGSEAGAASLAAPEATVREDAPGVPDAGVPDEGLTWVEPSPVTEAGTAYQPPPTRAGLVSIAPEAAADHRAAEIAALFDTYFTGINAHDPTVATRVFAPGGVVDPGDATQVAAFNADTATTQDSDVWLLAVDGDVATVSFTSSQAPGYGPPERPAETCTDWRLDFLLTADPLIMGTAPGAVSAPCA, encoded by the coding sequence ATGATCGAATGGCGATGCCCGGAATGCGGTACGGCGAATGACGCGTCCGCGCCGCGCTGCCTGGTCTGCGACGGCGCGGCACCCGAGGCCGCGGTCGTCGCGATGACGTCCCTGCCCGGCACGCACCGCAGGCGGGCACCGGAGCCGTCCGACCGGTGGCGGTTGGCCGGCATCGCGGCGGTGGTGCTGGCCGTGCTACTCGCCGCGGGCTACCTGATCCTCGACACCGGGCCCGAGTCCGCGGCCGGGACGACCGCCCCGGGGTCCGAGTCCGGGTCCGAGGCCGGTGCCGCGTCCCTGGCCGCTCCGGAGGCGACGGTGCGGGAGGACGCGCCCGGCGTGCCGGACGCCGGGGTACCGGACGAGGGGCTGACCTGGGTCGAGCCGTCGCCGGTGACCGAGGCCGGCACGGCGTACCAGCCGCCGCCGACGCGGGCCGGGCTCGTGTCGATCGCGCCCGAGGCCGCCGCCGACCACCGCGCGGCCGAGATCGCCGCGCTGTTCGACACGTACTTCACCGGCATCAACGCGCACGATCCGACGGTCGCCACCCGGGTCTTCGCGCCCGGTGGCGTGGTGGACCCGGGCGACGCCACGCAGGTCGCGGCGTTCAACGCGGACACCGCCACCACGCAGGACTCCGACGTGTGGCTGCTCGCGGTGGACGGCGACGTGGCCACGGTGTCGTTCACCAGCAGCCAGGCCCCCGGGTACGGCCCGCCCGAGCGTCCCGCCGAGACCTGCACGGACTGGCGCCTTGACTTCCTGCTGACCGCCGACCCGCTGATCATGGGCACCGCCCCCGGCGCGGTCTCCGCCCCCTGCGCCTGA
- the hisB gene encoding imidazoleglycerol-phosphate dehydratase HisB, translated as MSRRARIERTTNETKVRIELDLDGTGKGDIATGVGFFDHMLNQIAKHGGFDLTVHTEGDLEIDAHHTMEDTALALGTAFAEALGDKAGIRRYGSATIPMDEVLVRAALDLSGRPYMVHDEPLLTPYIGPVYPTSMTRHIWESFAQTARMTLHVSVLRGAREGGHPDAHHVVEAQFKAVSRALREAVEIDPRNAGAIPSTKGTL; from the coding sequence ATGAGCCGACGGGCGCGGATCGAGCGGACCACGAACGAGACGAAGGTACGCATCGAGCTGGACCTGGACGGGACCGGCAAGGGCGACATCGCCACCGGCGTGGGCTTCTTCGACCACATGCTGAACCAGATCGCCAAGCACGGCGGGTTCGACCTGACCGTGCACACGGAGGGCGACCTGGAGATCGACGCGCACCACACGATGGAGGACACCGCGCTGGCGCTGGGCACCGCGTTCGCGGAGGCGCTCGGCGACAAGGCGGGCATCCGGCGGTACGGGTCGGCGACCATCCCGATGGACGAGGTGCTGGTCCGGGCCGCGCTGGACCTGTCCGGCCGGCCGTACATGGTGCACGACGAGCCGCTGCTCACGCCGTACATCGGGCCGGTCTACCCGACCAGCATGACGCGGCACATCTGGGAGTCGTTCGCGCAGACCGCGCGGATGACGCTGCACGTGTCGGTGCTGCGCGGCGCGCGTGAGGGCGGCCACCCGGACGCGCACCACGTGGTGGAGGCGCAGTTCAAGGCCGTGTCCCGGGCGCTGCGCGAGGCGGTGGAGATCGACCCGCGCAACGCGGGTGCGATCCCCTCCACCAAGGGAACGCTGTGA
- the priA gene encoding bifunctional 1-(5-phosphoribosyl)-5-((5-phosphoribosylamino)methylideneamino)imidazole-4-carboxamide isomerase/phosphoribosylanthranilate isomerase PriA: MTLELLPAVDVADGQAVRLVQGAAGSETAYGDPLEAALAWQRDGATWIHLVDLDAAFGRGSNAELLAEVVGRLDVRVELSGGIRDDESLERALGTGAARVNIGTAALENPDWCDRVAAEYGDRVAIGLDVRGRTLSARGWTRDGGDLYEVLARLDKAGAARYVVTDITKDGTMRGPNLDLLREVCAATPAPVIASGGVSTLDDLRALATLESAGVEGVIAGKALYAGAFTVAQALEVLAGS, translated from the coding sequence GTGACCCTCGAACTGCTTCCCGCCGTCGACGTCGCCGACGGTCAGGCCGTCCGCCTGGTGCAGGGCGCGGCCGGCAGCGAGACCGCCTACGGCGACCCGCTGGAGGCGGCGCTGGCCTGGCAGCGGGACGGCGCCACCTGGATTCACCTGGTCGACCTGGACGCCGCGTTCGGCCGCGGCTCGAACGCGGAGCTGCTGGCCGAGGTGGTCGGGCGGCTGGACGTGCGGGTGGAGCTGTCCGGCGGCATCCGCGACGACGAGTCGCTGGAGCGCGCGCTCGGCACCGGCGCGGCCCGGGTCAACATCGGCACCGCCGCGCTGGAGAACCCGGACTGGTGCGACCGGGTCGCCGCGGAGTACGGCGACCGCGTCGCGATCGGCCTGGACGTGCGCGGCCGTACGCTGTCCGCGCGCGGCTGGACCCGGGACGGCGGCGACCTGTACGAGGTGCTGGCCCGGCTGGACAAGGCCGGCGCCGCGCGCTACGTGGTCACCGACATCACCAAGGACGGCACCATGCGCGGGCCGAACCTGGACCTGCTGCGCGAGGTCTGCGCCGCCACGCCCGCGCCGGTGATCGCCAGCGGCGGCGTGTCCACGCTCGACGACCTGCGCGCGCTGGCCACGCTGGAGTCCGCCGGCGTGGAGGGCGTGATCGCCGGCAAGGCGCTCTACGCGGGCGCGTTCACGGTCGCGCAGGCGCTGGAGGTCCTGGCCGGAAGCTGA